Genomic segment of Triticum aestivum cultivar Chinese Spring chromosome 6A, IWGSC CS RefSeq v2.1, whole genome shotgun sequence:
agatgggccctaaggcccatgcctaggtgtgcctccccctctccccccttgtggccgccgctaCCCCCAATTGGGCTGCGCcaccctagggtggaaccctaggtggggcgcagccctccctctccccctatatatagtggaggcaaaggggcagcccaacacacgaagttcttcccctgttggcgcggccctacccctctcccttccttgtctctcgtagtgcttggcgaagccctgctggagttccgcgctcctccaccaccaccacgccgtcgtgctgctgctggacggagtcttccccaacctctccttctccccttgctggatcaaggcgtaggagacgtcaccgggctgcacgtgtggacgcggaggcgtcgttgttcggcgcttagatcagaatcaaccgcgatctgaatcgctacgagtatgactccttcatccgcattcttgtaatgcttccgcttagcgatctacaagggtatgtagatgcactccccttcccctcgttgctagattactccatagattgatcttggtgatgcgtagaaaattttaaatttctgcttcgATCCCCaacacgctgagccatctcgatgatgtcggtgcagatatccggctcggggcccggttcgccgatcttgtcaATGAATACGTGGATTCCgttgaaggggacccggtacccatactcaattgagccggcctcgggtccctagcctgcatcgtcgatgtagaacttgccgcgacgactcttggtcatccggccaacagcgtatcccttgatcccttcgaagctgcccttcaagaactcaaaaccactgtgtgcaggccccacggtgggcgccaactgtcgtggaattgtcacggcagatgtcctagtgaaaggacttagttgtgaaaccatggcgacgaggttagcttaaaggggttaaacgggacaaaggacacgaggagtttatactggttcggccccttgcggtgaaggtaaaggcctaatccagtttgaggtggtattggtagggtttcgattaccagggagcgaatatgctttgccTAGCTTTCGatatgttgtttcttgccctaacccGTTCcctggtcgtccccttatatacatgggttgacgcccggtggcctacagagtcctggccggctcattcaaacgtgtccggctcggtaacttatcttacatgccttacaactCAAGTCATATATACATGGTGGTTTATACTCACGGGTCTTAAGCCGCCTTTCGGTTTGGGCCCTTTAACATGCCTActtcatgaaccaccatcttcaacatATTCATGGGCTTTGTCTAGATGAACCTCCATTGGAATAACCCggaccctcctgggcgggtcatatccaatagtcatatccccaacaggttTTGAAATGCTTGATCAATTGTCTTGGTTACACTGCTTCAAGCGTTATGTTTGTTGACACTTAGTCCTGTTTATATTtacccaaatgataagtgccacgCGTCGGGTGTGTGGCACTCTGGCCCTGACATTTTTCGATGGCAATTCCAGTCGCGTAAGGATGGCAATTTTCAGTGACACACGGCAAGTTTCTGTGAAAAATATACTGAAGCACGAAACTTGTCATGCTtgacaactaaagttgtcatcctcgCATAACTAAGCTTGCCGTTGAAAACATTCAGAATTGCCATGTGCTCATACCTGACATTTGGTACTTAGCAGGGTCATATATTTAACATTCAACCATGCAGATTGCAGAGCACAACAGGAGGACAAATAGGGTTTCAGCAAAGAGGAATCCCTTTGCCTAGCCAGAAGTTTGCATGGAGGTTGGTTCTATCTGCTGTGCACTATACTGGAACGTCACTGGCAAACACACCCATCCTCCTCACTTGGCCTAAACCTAACCTAACAAACGGGAAACTTTGATTGGTCGTGCAATAGCTTAGCGCTTATTAGAAGCAGCCGTGCAATAATGCATGTTTAGCCCGTTGCTTTGCCGGATTATGGTATGCAAATTGCCGTAAAGAGATGACAACACACCAAAGACAAATCATGCTCTGCCAGTCGTCATAAGATATTGTATTATTGTGTCCTCTAGAATTTTGGCTGGTGGAACTTTTGTAACAGCAGTGCCTCACAGAAAAGCTTTGTCTTGCCATAGGTTTGGAACAATAATGTCTCGTTTTGAAATGCACGAGCTTTGTAGGAAAAAAATAGTGGAATTCTCTGCTCTCAATTCAAGTGAATTAATAGGTTCTGATCACACACATTTTTATTGCTTCTGATCACAACCTTAGCGGCTAAGGTTTTATGTCTCTCTTCAAGAACTACACCCGCAAACACTTGTGGGCTGGGTCGTACCCAAACTAGTCGATGGAGAAATGCTTAAAGCAAAATGAATTTCTCAGTGTGCATATATCTATTGTGTTTTATCTGGAATTAACCCAGGAAACGATGGTTCAGCAAGCAGGCAAAAATACCCTAATTTTCTTGAATACATGTGGTTGTTTTAGGGCATATTTGATTCAGAGAATTTTAATAATAATTTTGAAGGATcaaaatccttaggaatttttgcTATGTTGATTGCTTAATTCGTCGAATTGAATAGAATTTTTTTCTGAAAATTCCTTGGTACTGCATTTCATAGAAATTTTAGCCTTCACTCAAACCTCTTGGAAAGGATCACATATTTTCTCATGCAGTCAAACAAACCAAAAATTTGTAGGATTCAAATGGTCATGACATCACAATCCTAGGTTTGTCCTATGCTACATTTTTTCAAATCATGCAAATCCAGAGGCCCGCGGAGGATTTGGTTTGTCCAACTTCAAGGGATCGGAACAGAAATATCAGAGCTTTGACACCTTCTTCCTCAAGGTCCAAATGTATTTAGGCTCTCAAAACAATGCATTTGCTAATTCCTGTGACTCAACGATGATGGGCATACTGAGGATCTACCAAGGTTGCATGCAGAAAAAATGGGGAATTACATCAATCTTATTAACACATTCAACAAAACAATCGCTATGATATAGCCAACAAGGGCGGCTATTTTCGGTGGTTCCCCCCTCAAACCTAGGAACCGCCGCCCCAGCCTTCCCCTCCCCGCGCCATCATCGGAGGAAGCTTCCAAGCGAAGCTCGTGCGGCTGAAGGCGGCGGCGGAGACCTTTCTTGTGACACCTAGGGACCTGTGGGCGACAGATCTTGGTGCCGACTAGTGGTGTTCTCATGCAAGAAGAGGCTGGGCTCGGCGAGCGAAGGTCTCGCGCATGTGGCAGGGATTGTGGCTCGGACGTCGCAGAGGCAGTGGTGTGGTTTCACCTCGGCCGCAAAACGGATTGTTCGGATGTGGCAGGATGGACGGCGAAGGCCGTGCTCAGATTTTTTGGGTGTTGTTACTTTGTTAAAGGAGTCGTCGACGTCGTTCACGCCTACCTGCCTATTGCTCTGGGGAAAACCTAGGTCTGAGTGATATCGGATCGGGCAATATCGTCAATCGTCAATGGTGTCATTTCTCTCTCTTGGGAGCATTGTTTTGGAGTTGCATTTGTTAGGGGATAAGTGGATGATTCCAGGTTCGCACTGCGGCTGACGCTTCCATGTCTCGCCGCTGCCATGTATTGGCTGGCCGACGCATCGAGGCAGAGCATGGCGGGGGTGCCCGCGATACTCCGTTGAGGCGTCGCGTTACGAAGATGGTGTGCGGCAATTTGTCGGTGATAACCGCAGCCTACGGGGACATTGACATCATGTGGTATTGTGCCTGGGGTGCCCAGATTTACCACTGACAGACACTTGCGACGAAAGTGTGGGATTGTCATATCGTCCCCACGGTGGGATTTTGATGGTGTTGTCTTCCTCTCGCCATGCGGTCAATGGCCTCGCTCAGCTTTGGGTAACTGGCTATTTGCTTGGTGTGTGCATGATATTCAGCTCGCACGGCTAAACTTCTACTCTTTATATCAATGCCTAGGATTTCTAGGTCACCGGACTTCTTACCATCAAGTTAGTAAAAAAGGCCTGGATCTATTGGCAAGAGACTTTGCGCTTTTTTCTCGAAAAGAGAAGTTTAACATCGCCTCCCCGTCGTCTTCTTGGCTGCTCTTGCCGGCCGCCATCGTTGAACCGGGCCTTATCCGGAAGTTCTTGGCTTGCACGCTGAGAACATTGACCTGCTTGCTCGATGGGATCATTTCCTAGAGTACGTGCTCCCCGTTACTGCCGCAGGGCACGTATGTCGCTCTCCTGTCGGTACCAAACCACGACCAGCCGGGGGCGAGATGGCCCGGAATCCCGATCGACCACGCCACAACAGTATCCAGAGCCCCAGATCGAGCACGCCACGACGGCATGCATGATGGGCAGAAGTCTCGAGTGTCACTCCATTATGCATACTAGATCCTACATTTTCTGAGATCTTGGAGTCTGAGCTGAGCTTTGCTAGCACAGGGGCCTCACTGACAGTCAAACAAGCCTCGTCTCATCCGGTGAAAATCTGGCTCCGGCCACCAATTATCGTCGCGCATCGGACGGGTCCCCTGCCGTCAGCAAGCGCTAGATCATCGATGGATGGATCCATGTCGCTTTCGCCTAAAATTTCTCCTCGCCAAATCAAATCACCGTCGATCACATGGCAGCCCTGATGCTCCTCGCCCTCTATAAAAAACCTGCCGTATCGCGGTCTCCTTCCACACGCGCACAATACACGCTACACGGGACACTCTCGCACTCGACGGCAGAGTGACACTTGCCGCCTCTGCCGCGACACCACGGGCCATGAAGCTGGAGGTGTCGCCGAGGCAGAGGACCCAAGAAGCAGAGCAGAACGAGGGCGTCGCCGTGGAGCCATGGAAGCACCCGAAGCAGCTCTGCGCTAGCCTGGGCTACGGGGAGGAGGAGGCGTCACGGCTGGTGCCGCCGCTCAACTTCGGCATGGTCGACGACGGCGTCTTCCGGTCGGGGTTCCCCGACGCGGCCAACTTCCGGTTCCTCGCGTCCCTCAACCTGCGCTCCGTCGTGTGAGCTCCCTGCTCTGTGCCACGCCCACATCTCCGGCCACCATGCACCCAGACTTGTCTCTTCTTGACGCCCCgtgttgcttgcttgcttgcttgcttgtgcaGGTACCTGTGCCCGGAGCCGTACCCGGAGCAGAACGCGCGGTTCCTGGGGCGCAGCGGGATCAAGCTCCACCACTTCGGAATCCAGGGCCGCAAGGTACGTCGATGAACAATTCAGCCTTTGATTCGTGCATTCCCGAGGACGGCGAAACCATCTTTGCATCGACCTGCATTTTTGCTTGTTGGGTGCGCTCTGCATATGATCTTTGGTTCAGAGTAGCTGTGGGCTGTCGCGTGGATGAATAACTTGCTTTCGGCAGCACTTGCCTTTTCTAGTATTACCCCTTTGCTTGGGCAACTGTCTTACTGGCTCTTTGCAAAGTCATTTACCCGTCTCTTTCATGAGGAACAGTATATACATATCTGAAACCTGCGCGCATGGTGCAGGAACCGTTTGTCGACATCCCCGAAGAAACGATCCGCGAGGCGCTCAAAGTCATCCTTGGTACTACTATTTCACACATTCACTTACAAACATCTTCACCGATCCAAGGCCGCAAAATCACACATGACCACTCGAAATTTCTCCTTCTCTAACTAACATTTCTCCCTGTTTCCATGGATTCAGACGTGAGAAACCACCCGGTGCTCATCCACTGCAAGAGAGGCAAGGTATATTCTGCACCCTATACACCTCATACAGCACTTTCTAATGAAAATCATAACCATGTGCTTCTCTCAGCACCGTACCGGCTGCGTGGTGGGCTGCCTGAGGAAGCTGCACAAGTGGCGCCTGTCCTCCGTCTTCGACGAGTACCTGCACTTCGCGGCGGCCAAGGCGAGGAAAACCGACCAGCGGTTCATGGAGCTCTTCGACACGTCAAGCCTGGTGCATCTGCTCGCCTCGCAGTGTTGATGAAAGCGAGCGAgcgtttttcctttctcttttagcCTGTCCCGATCCTGCCACCATGCGGCTGCGACGACCTGTGTTTCTCCCGCGGTGATTCACAGAGAATAATGTTACTAGAACAATCATGGGCCATATCTATGAGAGATAGAAGACCAATGAAACATGTACTCCTTGAATGATCAAAAATATAAATTTCAAGGTGTGTGACACATTATCGttattctcgcaaaaaaaaaatggTAGAACAACGTTGAATGATCGATCTGTCAGGATTTCGGAGATGTTATTTCGAAAATGCTGGGCTGGACTGAATGTTTACTGGTGCTTTTTGACAACTAACTACTTCTCCAGCTTGTGAGTGAATctagctttttttttctttttttccctaaAAAATAGTGAATCAAGTTCTTTTTTCTAGCTGTGAGTGAGTCTAGCCAgaaagatttttttttttgagacaagtcTAGCCAGAAAGATGAACGATGGACCGTGTAAGGCCATGAGGCCCAAGTGGACATGGGCCTGGTAGGCCCGAATGCCTCGCAGGAGAGGAAGGGTTATCGTAGGGAGTACGCTGATGCTTTTCTTCCCCTAATAAACCCCCAAATTGCGAGAGCAAACCAccgagtccgccgccgccgccgcccacctttCCTCTTCTCCCAAACCCTAGCTAGTCTCCGGCGATGGCCCCCAAGCGCGCCGCGAAGAAGCCGGCGCCCCCGCCACCGCCTCCGGCTGCCTCCTCCGAGGAGGAGGACTCCCGCTCGcgctccgaggaggaggaggacgaagacgccGAGTCCCCTCCCCCCGCCCCCACCCCGGCCCCCAAGAGCACGCCGGCGCCCCcgcaggagggagaggaggaggaggaggaggagtctgaagaggaagacgaggaggaggagtctGATGAGGAGCCCGCCCGCGcgtccccggcccccgccgccacCCCCAAGAACAAGCCTCCGCCGCCGCAACAGGGAGGTGACTCCGACTcttccgacgaggaggaggaagaggagcccaCCAAGACGGCCCCTCGCTCCGCTCCCAAGAAGCAGCCCCCACCGCCCCCGCCGCGGCAGGGCGAGGAATCGGACgcctccgacgaggaagaagaggagggtgagtccgaggaggaggcgccgccgccgccgaagcttgCTCCAAAGCAGGCGCCAGAGGGCCGGAAGCCCCAGGCAGCGGCCGAGACCAAGAAGCCTGCCGCTTTCAGCCGCATCTGGTCCACCGACGACGAGGTGCGTATCCTCGAGGCCCTCGCGGATCACCAAAAGCAGCACGGCACGCTGCCGCAGCCCGACGCCCTCGTCGACGCCCTTGCAGGGAAGCTCGACAACCGGGCCTACGGCAGCAAGGAGCTCCAGGGGAAGGTCCTGGCCCTCAGGCGTCGGTACCTCGCGCTCAGCAAGAAGGGCGAGCTCCCGAGCAAGGAGCATGACCGCCGGGTGCTGGAACTTTCCAAGATGGTCTGGGAAGGCGGCGACATGGTCACCGCCGCAGCTGCCTCTGCCAACTCTGCGAAGGCGGCAAATGGCCAGGAGCCAAAGGGGTTCGAGGAGATGTGCGATCTGTATCCGTACCTAGCGGAGCATGTGAAGGAGCTGGATGCGGCGAACCCGGGCATTTTCAAGAGGCAGTTCGGGATGATGGACGAGGATAAGGCGCGCGCCATGGACGAGAAGATCAAGAGGCAGCGGGTGGCGCAGATGAAGGTGGAGCTGCGCCGCCATGACCTGGTAAGGGAGGTGACCAAGGCCATCATCGACTTGGTCGACTGATGGGAGCGTCATGAGCTTACCTGAAACTGTACCGGTGATCACAATGTGGCGATTTGGTGGAGCAAGAAGGTTTCTGAAATTATGAGCTATAATCTGCAAATTTTGGTGTCTCGGATGGtctaaacatgagacctatgctgGAACTGCAAATTGTGCCTGGTCTTTGTAAGAATGCTTTTTTTCGTGTGACCAGAGCATGCTAGAATTATAGCAAATTAGGGGTGTCTTTATGGTGTGAGCATGAGCATGATGAGACATGTGCTGGAACTGCAAATTGTGCTGGTGGATTAAGAATGTTTTCCTGTGTGGCTAGAGAAGTACTGTACGCTAGAACTGGCAAATTGTGCTGCTGTTGCGCGAATCTTTCTTGCCACAGGTTCCATCGATTGTGTGAGGTTTTATGTATGAAACGGTCGCTGAATTTGTACTTGGTTCAGTAAAGCTTTTCTGTTGTTAGTTTTGGCAGCTCGTTTATGCAGAGGCTGGTCTTGCTGTTTTGGCTGTTTCAGGGTTTGGGTGCAGACTGGAGTCGTGAGTCTGAATTAGATGAATTTTACCAGGGCATGGCGCTGGGTTATACTCCTCTACTTTTCTGCTGTTTAATTTAACCAGCCTTTTATACTTGCGTGACTGTTTCGGGCTTTCGCTGCAGGATTAGATGAATGTTACCAGGGCATGGCGCTgggttatactccctctgtttcaaaatagatgactcaactttgtactaattttaatacaaagttagtacaaagttgagacatctatttgaaacggagggagtactacttctcTATTGTTGGGTTATACTCCTTTGTACACAAATATAGgatgtttttgtagtttcatttaaCGTCCTATATTTGTTTAGAGGGAGTGCTACTTCTCTGCTGTTCAATTTAGAAGTAAGTACGCTGGTGCTTGAACTTGTCGTGGATGTTCATTTTAGTGCTTACAGTTGCAAATGGTTTCAAAACTTCACATGCGCGTAAGCGTAAAATGTGCTGACATACACTGTATGAAGTTTGATATATACAATGCATGGTTTTTTTAGGGGAACATACAATGCATAGAAAGTTTTAATCTCTATttctaatgaagcagttggtagtcttgctttcagattttttttcgtcccaccttttATGGGTTTTTTTGTAtctcctcccaccttcgctggttttttccgtcccctccccccactttatcagtttattttcgcgtcaccctctcacacaacgaaagaaatctaAACAGATCATAACTTCtcatactggcgcaagttatttagtaatgtagaatcaatcatgaacaatctctaaagatcaaatctaaattaattaaccttatcttaaatcactcaatcacattaattagaaaacaaatatttgatttttcagaaaaatcgctcaatcacattaaccgtaccttaactcacggatggtagTCAATCTctaaacaaaggaaacaatacatcgagggagcagtaaataaactctCTTTCTTATGACATCTATATGATCTTCCATTCCCTCTTCGTTGTCGAGCGTTCTTAATTCTTgaggccgatgcttgggctgcgtcactggTCGCAACGAtgccggaggacgaggacggcgaggccggATGCCGCGGCCagtgaagggggcgaagaagggcggcttccctgggcgtggccctgggagttggtgcggtggaagcggcacttgaaggacccgTCGTGGGTGGCCAGCACGCAGATGCACATGGAAGCAGACCCGTGGCCTGCGCCGAACGGTGCCGACGCCaacccgggccacctcctccgcgtattcttgAAGCTGTGGCTgaccgatttacatgaaattaattccgtcagttgtggtggcaaatataatacacataatccatattgttttGCACTAGCATGTGTGTGTTAAATAGATGGATTATGgccccgtacccaataagatggatatgtgtgtgtgttagagagagaaagggagagggggagagagagtgaggaagagggagggagagagtgtgtgtgaggatttgatggtaaaaaagatcgccaaggtcacttgatatgtatgagaatattaatattaaATTCTTAaaattaatgtggccccgttgcaacgcacgggcgttcttctagtgtaTTGTAAACGAAGACTCTCCTGTGATTTAGTAAATGGGCTGCAGTTAGTGCGTCCATTTAGCACATGGTGTTTCTTTTTTGGGTTTTTAAGAAATTTGTATAAATATGTAAATTATAACCACAATAACAAAAGTAAAGTTTAATGTTTGTGTG
This window contains:
- the LOC123128532 gene encoding nucleolar and coiled-body phosphoprotein 1; translation: MAPKRAAKKPAPPPPPPAASSEEEDSRSRSEEEEDEDAESPPPAPTPAPKSTPAPPQEGEEEEEEESEEEDEEEESDEEPARASPAPAATPKNKPPPPQQGGDSDSSDEEEEEEPTKTAPRSAPKKQPPPPPPRQGEESDASDEEEEEGESEEEAPPPPKLAPKQAPEGRKPQAAAETKKPAAFSRIWSTDDEVRILEALADHQKQHGTLPQPDALVDALAGKLDNRAYGSKELQGKVLALRRRYLALSKKGELPSKEHDRRVLELSKMVWEGGDMVTAAAASANSAKAANGQEPKGFEEMCDLYPYLAEHVKELDAANPGIFKRQFGMMDEDKARAMDEKIKRQRVAQMKVELRRHDLVREVTKAIIDLVD
- the LOC123128533 gene encoding probable tyrosine-protein phosphatase DSP2 isoform X1, with the translated sequence MKLEVSPRQRTQEAEQNEGVAVEPWKHPKQLCASLGYGEEEASRLVPPLNFGMVDDGVFRSGFPDAANFRFLASLNLRSVVYLCPEPYPEQNARFLGRSGIKLHHFGIQGRKEPFVDIPEETIREALKVILDVRNHPVLIHCKRGKVYSAPYTPHTALSNENHNHVLLSAPYRLRGGLPEEAAQVAPVLRLRRVPALRGGQGEENRPAVHGALRHVKPGASARLAVLMKASERFSFLF
- the LOC123128533 gene encoding probable tyrosine-protein phosphatase DSP2 isoform X3, whose product is MKLEVSPRQRTQEAEQNEGVAVEPWKHPKQLCASLGYGEEEASRLVPPLNFGMVDDGVFRSGFPDAANFRFLASLNLRSVVYLCPEPYPEQNARFLGRSGIKLHHFGIQGRKEPFVDIPEETIREALKVILDVRNHPVLIHCKRGKHRTGCVVGCLRKLHKWRLSSVFDEYLHFAAAKARKTDQRFMELFDTSSLVHLLASQC
- the LOC123128533 gene encoding probable tyrosine-protein phosphatase DSP2 isoform X2; translated protein: MKLEVSPRQRTQEAEQNEGVAVEPWKHPKQLCASLGYGEEEASRLVPPLNFGMVDDGVFRSGFPDAANFRFLASLNLRSVVYLCPEPYPEQNARFLGRSGIKLHHFGIQGRKEPFVDIPEETIREALKVILDVRNHPVLIHCKRAPYRLRGGLPEEAAQVAPVLRLRRVPALRGGQGEENRPAVHGALRHVKPGASARLAVLMKASERFSFLF